From Halorussus lipolyticus:
TTTCCACGGCGATAGCCTTGGTGTGTTCTTCCGACAGGAATTGCCCGATTGCCCTTCCACCGGAAGCGGCACGGTGAGACAACCGTCGAGAACGCGCCAGTGACACAACCGACAGGGCGGGAATGAAAGGGGCCGGTTCGCTCGCGGTCGTCGTGAGCGAAGCGAACGACTGCCGCGAGCGAACCGGGGGCTTTCGGAAACCAAGAGAGGCTAATCGAGTTGCAAGCACCAGATAAACGGACTCCACGAAAGAAAAATACGCCTAGCCGGGGAACTGGTGGAACTCCATCCCTTGACGCTTCATCTCGTTACGCTTGCGTTCGAGGAAGGAGTAGACGGAGCCGTGGGGCGCACCGTCGAGAATCATCTCGGCCGCGCTCCGGACCGCATCGACCTGCTTGGGATTGCCGATGATACCCATCGTGGTCCCGTAGATGACGACGCTCGCGCCGGTTAGCTCCTCCATGAGTTCGCGGGTCCGACCGTTCTCGCCGATAAGTCGCCCCTTCTGGCGTTCGAGGTCGTTTTTGTTCCGGGCGGCGGCGTCGATGTCGATGATGTCGAACATCATCATGTCGTCCTCGAGGAGCATCATGGCCTCGTCGGGGGCGAAGCCTCTGCCGATGGCCTTCACGATTTCCGGCCCCTTCAGGCCGCGAATGGGGTCGCCGGTCTTCTCGACTTCGACCTTGCCGTTCTGGGAGTCGATGTCGAGTCGCACCTCCGCGCGACTCTCGATTTCGCGCATCGTCTCACCTCCCTCGCCGATGAGAACACCGATTCGGTCCTGCGGAATCTTCACGTGTTGCATGGGATTATCTACTCGCTCCGGGACTTTTAAGGCTTCGTCCGCGCACGAGGACGTTACTCACTTGTCGGGGTCGGCGTTCTCCCGAATCCAGTCCTCCAACTCGTCACCGCGAACGTCCATGCCCTGTCGCTGGAAGAACGAGGCCACGTTGGCGCAGTCCCGAGTGAGGAAGTCGTCGCTGTTGGGGTGGTGAATCGTCACGGCCTGCCCGAGGTCGATGATGACGAGTTCGCCGTCGTGGACGATGATGTTGTACTCGCTCAGGTCGCCGTGGACGAGTCCCACGTCGTAGAGTCGGCGCATGTACTCCCGTACTACTTCGAAAGCCGTCTCGGGATTTTCGAGGTGGGCGTCGTCCAAGGTCGGCGCGCGGCTTCCGTCGGTCCCCAGATACTCCATCACGAGGACGTTGCGCTGGACAGCGATGGGTTCTGGCACCCGGACGCCCGCCTTCCGGGCGCGCTTGAGGTTGGCGAACTCCTTGCGAGTCCACGCGAGGACGACCCGCTTCTTGTTGCCAGATAACTCCTCGAATCGGGGGTCGCCGACGAGATACTCCCGCATGTCCCGGAAGTCAGAAGCGTTGATTCGGTAGACCTTGACCGCGACTTCGCCGCGCTCCTCGCTTCCGAGTGCCGAGTAGACGTTAGCTTCTTTGCCCGAGGAGATAGGGCCACCGAACGCCTGCACGTAGCCGTCTTGGACCAGTTTGTAGAGGGCCGCCAGCGTGGCGTCGTCGAACACCGACTGCTCGACTTTGAACTGCTCGGTGTTCTTCAGGCGCTCGCGGAACTTGTTGAACTCCCGGTCGCGCTGGCGCTGGACCTTGTCGGCTTCGGTGTCGGATACGTCTATCTCCTCCCACTCGTCGCCGGGTTCCTCGGCGTTTTCGAGGTCGAGTAGGCCGTACTCCTCGGGCATCTGGTCGGACCTAACGTATCCAGCGATAAAAGGGTGGGCTTCGAATCCTCAGTAGCTTTCGCGGTGCAGAATTTCCGCAACGTCCCGGCGCGGGAGTCGCTCGGGTTCCTCGCCGCCGCTCGGGCCGACCGAAATCAGCATCACGGGAATCT
This genomic window contains:
- a CDS encoding KH domain-containing protein, whose translation is MQHVKIPQDRIGVLIGEGGETMREIESRAEVRLDIDSQNGKVEVEKTGDPIRGLKGPEIVKAIGRGFAPDEAMMLLEDDMMMFDIIDIDAAARNKNDLERQKGRLIGENGRTRELMEELTGASVVIYGTTMGIIGNPKQVDAVRSAAEMILDGAPHGSVYSFLERKRNEMKRQGMEFHQFPG
- the rio1 gene encoding serine/threonine-protein kinase Rio1, producing the protein MPEEYGLLDLENAEEPGDEWEEIDVSDTEADKVQRQRDREFNKFRERLKNTEQFKVEQSVFDDATLAALYKLVQDGYVQAFGGPISSGKEANVYSALGSEERGEVAVKVYRINASDFRDMREYLVGDPRFEELSGNKKRVVLAWTRKEFANLKRARKAGVRVPEPIAVQRNVLVMEYLGTDGSRAPTLDDAHLENPETAFEVVREYMRRLYDVGLVHGDLSEYNIIVHDGELVIIDLGQAVTIHHPNSDDFLTRDCANVASFFQRQGMDVRGDELEDWIRENADPDK